A single window of Leptospiraceae bacterium DNA harbors:
- the msrA gene encoding peptide-methionine (S)-S-oxide reductase MsrA produces MFYRLILIFLMFRLPLAAVEKTETAIFAGGCFWCMESPFEKINGVKEVISGYTGGNKENPTYEEVSSGTTGHLEAIQIIYDPQKVSYNDLLSIFWKQIDPTDADGQFVDRGKQYRSAIFYKSKEEKTLAEKSKQNLDKSKRFNSPIVTEIIAATTFYPAEDYHQDYYKKNPVRYNYYRYGSGRDQFLKKVWDK; encoded by the coding sequence ATGTTCTATCGTTTGATACTTATATTTCTCATGTTTCGTTTGCCATTAGCCGCCGTCGAAAAAACAGAGACTGCCATTTTTGCTGGTGGATGTTTCTGGTGTATGGAAAGTCCTTTTGAAAAGATAAATGGTGTTAAAGAAGTAATCAGTGGATACACAGGTGGGAACAAAGAAAACCCTACCTATGAAGAAGTAAGTTCAGGAACAACGGGACATCTTGAAGCAATTCAGATTATCTACGACCCACAAAAGGTCTCTTACAATGATTTGCTTTCCATTTTCTGGAAACAAATTGATCCAACAGATGCAGATGGACAATTTGTGGATAGAGGCAAGCAATACAGAAGTGCAATATTCTATAAATCAAAAGAAGAGAAAACACTGGCAGAAAAGTCAAAACAAAACCTAGACAAATCAAAACGATTTAACTCTCCCATCGTAACAGAAATTATAGCGGCTACTACCTTTTATCCCGCAGAAGACTATCATCAGGATTATTATAAGAAAAATCCTGTTCGATACAACTATTATCGCTATGGCTCAGGCAGAGATCAATTCTTAAAGAAAGTATGGGACAAATAG
- a CDS encoding c-type cytochrome yields MKLKASILLLSILIIMCSPSERTKTLIRTSNELFGVIPDKMPGSENDSLQIINLGRKLYFDNRLSVNDNQSCNTCHNVLNKKAGVDNLHLSPGVFGKLGQRNTPTVLNSGFQIAQFWDGRAKTLEEQIRVPLFNPLQMAMPDERYLVDKISSIPEYKELFEKAFSDKTGKVTLAQITRSISAFQRTFKTNDRFDDFQRGKSKALTSDEVKGLDTFLAVGCANCHKGPLLGGNSFQKMGVKKHYENKEDTGRFKVTSNEEDMYVFKVPSLRNVALTGPYFHDGSQNTLDLAVKKMAEMQLGKNLSEKEIESIVTFLNALTDKPREY; encoded by the coding sequence ATGAAACTTAAAGCAAGCATTCTATTATTGAGTATACTCATCATTATGTGCTCTCCTAGTGAGAGAACGAAAACATTAATCAGAACTTCAAATGAATTATTCGGAGTCATTCCAGACAAAATGCCCGGAAGTGAAAATGACTCACTCCAGATTATAAACCTAGGAAGAAAACTATACTTTGACAATAGACTCTCTGTCAATGACAACCAATCCTGTAACACATGTCATAATGTTTTAAACAAAAAAGCAGGAGTGGATAATCTTCATTTATCTCCCGGCGTCTTTGGGAAATTAGGACAAAGAAATACTCCTACTGTTTTAAATTCTGGATTTCAAATAGCACAGTTTTGGGACGGAAGGGCAAAAACTTTAGAAGAACAAATTCGAGTGCCTCTTTTTAATCCTTTGCAGATGGCGATGCCTGATGAGAGATATTTAGTTGATAAAATTTCTTCCATACCGGAATACAAAGAGTTATTCGAAAAGGCATTTTCTGATAAGACAGGGAAGGTTACATTAGCGCAGATAACACGGAGTATCTCCGCATTCCAAAGAACATTTAAAACGAATGATCGCTTTGATGACTTTCAACGTGGCAAATCAAAAGCACTGACAAGCGACGAAGTAAAAGGACTCGATACATTTTTAGCAGTGGGTTGTGCCAATTGTCATAAAGGACCTTTACTAGGAGGAAACTCATTTCAAAAAATGGGAGTAAAAAAGCACTATGAGAATAAAGAAGACACTGGAAGATTTAAAGTTACTTCGAATGAGGAAGATATGTATGTATTCAAAGTTCCTTCTCTTCGCAATGTAGCTCTTACCGGACCTTATTTTCATGATGGCAGCCAAAACACTCTAGATCTTGCGGTAAAGAAAATGGCAGAAATGCAATTAGGTAAAAATCTTTCTGAAAAGGAAATTGAAAGCATAGTTACTTTTTTAAATGCCTTAACCGACAAACCAAGGGAATATTGA